gaggaggaggaggaggaggaggaggaggaggaggaggaggaggaggaggaggaggaggaggaggaggaggaggaggaggaggaggaggaggaggaggaggaggaggaggaggaggaggaggaggaggaggaggaggaggagcagcagcagcagcagcagcagcacgaggaggaggaggaggaggaggaggaggaggaggagcagcagcagcagcagcagcagcagcagcagcagcagcagcagcagcagcaggaTATAACTACTGAAAATCttatcaagtatttttttttattatttcatacaaGTTACAGCAAGTTACAGATATACATGCCTACATTAtcgaaaaaaacaaaaccaacaatATAATGTAACCAGGGATATGTTTTTGCATCATACGGcggaaattttaaatttccgGTCTTGAACTACAAATTTATTGATCTGGGcattttatttcacaaattagTCGTTTTTGAGATGGCTGAACGATTCGACCCTATCTTATTAGtacatttcaattttcattcacgggtttttttgaaatatgaaaccAGTGATTTGAAATCCGTttcacaaatctttttattctaTCCTTTTACAAGACAATACAAGTAAAACTGAAAATCGAATGTCTTAAATACTTTACTTATTACTGGTATACTGACAAGATATTCGCTCCTGATTGTTTCGATGAAAAAGACTAATTAATTTCCAAAACTACGGTATTAGAACGCATGAGTATGATTAACGGAATTTTGAATTTGCTGTGAACTAAAATACACAATTCttcccaaaaaataaagaatataaaaGGCAGGTTAgtactaaaaaataaaactcctAACAACACTAGATAGAAGAATGAAGATTggtaagaaaaattatttatttatttttttattgaaaattttattcagGAGGACTCGATGGTCGCGACTATTTTTCGACTATTTAAATCTCCTAAGGAGAAGATCtctttataaagatatataggaaactgatgtattttaaagctaaaattttggattttttctttactgaatGTTAGTATATGGACAAAAATATCTTATGCTAAAGTTTAAggaagatctgatggttaatttgttgatcatCCGGTCGCCTTAATAGCTATATAGTAAACGtataaaataatgattaaaaaaaatcgatttttcattttaaattcgATATCAAAAATTGGTTTGATACCGTTAACATTCATCCagtaataattaatttcagTAATCATTCACctcagtaaaattttcttttcaattataACCCTCTCAAAATTAAGTTTCCTACATGTATCTCATcatattaccccccccccccccccggaaccTCCCTCTACAAAGAGATAGTAGTATATCTTTTCAATGTTACTTCGTATAGTTTAGGCCCTACACAAATTCATATTTTTCCTTCCTCAAATTTCAGCTACCGTGCTTCAGATCATGTTTTCCTGTGCCATAAGTGGCACCGCTTTTTGTGGGGTCTTGCTTTCCCGAGACCAGCACCACTGGTATCAGTTCCGCCTCGACATGAGCCACCCCTGCTCAGGATCAACGGTGGAGGTTTCCCCATTCTCTGTCATTGACCAGAAGCTCCATGCTACCATGAGCCATCTTACACAAAACATCTGGGAGATTCAAGACAGACTCGTTCTTGCTAAACGGGAATACGTTAGTTAATATAGAGTATCATatttaaacagaaaatgaatAGCTAGAAAATAAATCCTATATTCTCCTTTTGAGATGTGTACAGGGTATCATATCTGTCTATTTctctaatgaaaataaattttatggtGCAAagtgccaaaaaaaaaagaatgaaattaaagcaaaatatgaaatatcgtATGCTTTTAAACTGTTTGTCCTTTCAAGTGGAACACCCcgtttttataaaatgtttaccGACGAAAGAAGTATGCACATTTTTAGTGTAGTGAGCGGATCtaagatctaattttaattagattgcacATTTTGATGAGGAAATGGAAGGGCGGGGGCATATGTCACCAATCAATAGATTAATTATATAGGATCTTCtgatattgaattaaatattaaaaatgtaaaaattaatgtaataattaaaaatgtaaatcagCAAATGATATAGAAGGCAATGGAAAATGCATAGACATAAggaatttaaattaaacaaaagcacctttacatgtacatttttaaaaacgttcATTACAGGAGAGGACGATATTCCAGAACAATGAAGATCTGATCGCCCAATACGAGACAGCAGACGACTTAACTGAATCTTACAACATCGGGGAAAACTGTGAAGTGGTACGTTTAATTTAAGTACTTATAATAAAAGCACATCAATTATAAGGGAAATTCCAAGAATAAGTGTACGTTACGAACCGGTAGAGAATTGTGCGCACGCACACAAAATGACCTTCGCGATTCTAAGAACCTAGACATTGCAGAGGataataaatgtacaatttaaacatttcactGTGTGCATAAATGTATGTTATACACAAGAAAAGTTATTGATTTTATGttcttattatattattattgcCATTTCCCCCCCAGAAAGAATCGCTTTCACACCTGATCGGATTGTTAACAGAAATCTCGCTACAAATGAAGCCTCTTCAGACCGGATATGCCACACATAGATTTTTGTCTGTAAGTTGGACCGACACTGTTATTCGGAATGCACTCTGCGAACTCAACATGTTGTCCATATATGTACAAGGAAACACTACTCGAACGCATTGTTCATTCATTGTAAAGTTTCGACACCTAGGCATCGGAGAAAGGCGAACATTTGCATTGTGGATGTTAGGAAGAATAAACTCGGCACTCAATTTAGTTCCGGGTCTTGTGTCCGAATACAGTCGAGTCCGGAACCAAATGGTTATGAATGCGACATGAGCGGGAAAATGAAGATTTTGATAGGAACTCTTCTCTTGGCATGcatgttataataaaatattttcaacccGATCCCATACATGTTCGAATGAATAACTAATTAAAAAGACTGTATCATGATTGTTAgcttctatgtacatgtatgcattatTAATATGGTGGAATAAATGATAACATGTACTTTTATTACTTGTTGATCTATTTTTGCTGAAACAGCAATTTTTAATACCATAGGTTTGAAAGCACTCACGTTGTTTAtaaatacgtacatgtatgcCATCAGTGGCAGGTCAAGATTAATAATTGCTGGCCTGATTTATCATATTGCATGTGCATAAATCAACTcatgatacatatatatacatgtatgtatataccaTCCTCTGGAGTAGATTTATAAAGGTGAGCATGGCCAATATAGGTATCTGGTTCTTGCTGGTAAAGTTATTAGCAACAATTCAAAGAATGACGTGGGAAAATAGGAACCACATTgattggaaaaataaataaatttcggaatttctgctttaataattttgcatataatttacatttttgataaacGTAACGTCACAAGGTAATATATCATCGTTCTTATAGAAGTTAAAACAATCATAATGCGGTGGCatcggaagcaaatttaaagtgtgtggggggggggggggggggggggacttatcatcagaaatcttgacatgcaaaaaaacccaactaattcccgaaatcatgaaaatcctaatccgtgggagtAGGGGGGAGAGAGTATACCGATAACTCCCcaaaaatatctttcttttttttcacccATTCATGAAATTCCAtatccgttgggggggggggggggggggggggggggggggctttcaACACTAGTCAACACATGCGATTTTTATTCActcttatttttgaattaaaaaaaaatcatgtcagattttctataaaacattgttaaaaaagGGCTGCTGCTATATGTTATTGGATATATCATCATTTGCTAccttaaagaaatgaaattataaaatcgATATTAATATAAGCATTTTAATGAATTACGTGATCATGAATCAATTTTAGTTTGAAATCATTCATAAAAATTATAACATGTCATAAAATTACGCTTAAGATTAATTTGTAACTAACAACATTATATAGAGATACATTTCAAAAAAGCGTATAACTTTTTTGGTACAAATTTTGACTCGGGGGCAGATGAATAGCCATGATATTATGGtatcataattacatgtatgaaggCGTCTTAAACGCGCGATAATTGCAGTGCGTTATTAACGCGTCGACGTCAGATTATGACGCCATAACAGATGTCTGAAAATTTACGGGAGGAATACTGCTTCATCAACTGAATTTAAAAAGTCGGTTTATTTTGAATacaattaagaaatgaagataataatttttctattgatcgacgtatcaaagaaaaaattgaccggaaaacttcatcaatgcgcgtagcgcattgatgaaaaagttttccggtcaattttttctttgatacgtcgatcaatagaaaaattattatcttcatttcttatcatttaatatcaaattttcaaatcaaaaaatgtgaagtgtcattgatcaaaaatgtaaataatgtaaataaagcggcgcgtatgaatacaaaacaacaacagcaacaatattcaaaatggatgcgccttcagctgatgcagagctattgtactgaatttaatggattaaacacaaatagtgagttaaaatcagAACcgactgaattgaaaacgaaaggaaaatacatgcgatagcttgtgatattattcacagTGCAGAAAAattcgtaataaaactagttttcatgtgagatcggtggaatatgcaactggacataatcatccaaggagaggcgatcgtggacgaaaatagttgttatgtcgacaaagaatagtatgtttaagcgacttttgtaaacgttgtggtaactagatagccagtgatgtacttaaatggtatatctagtatctgccgcttggaatgcgccgaaggagttgatgcattgtACTCATAACGATgcttattttgaatttctgatgaccgatcatgtagggtactgtgtaaatttaaaaatcatcgttaccaaatttgaacagcagtgttaccgtgaaagtgtatgggcctatatgttcgttataattattccggaaaaggaacagccagcctcgcagtaatgttgattgatctcaagcagacgaaatcgtgagaagacgcttaattttctatttcgtgaataagatattgtgttttgcttatttttgaaggttagactttcaagtttttatgtttataaagttgtattttgtttgctgacaataaaacagacacaacattacactttgttgacagtgtttattttggaaattcccgttctataaatagtgtttgatcagaacagttgagaaaagtagatccggcaaaaattttattgatgcaggtatcaaagaaatttttcgaccaatcagaagcgccgatatctcatcaaacgaataaatattaaatgatcaaTAAATCATCTACAGGGCCCCTTTGCATGAGAGAATGACTGAACATCACAAATTAAATCCTACTATACCAACATTTCGGAAGAAAATGACGACAGGGTAAGCAAGATATACTgaatacagggaaatattcgcccccgttttattttcgtccCTCTCGCCTTCGTTGACAGTGGGCGAATTTAAAACAGGACGAATTCTTATGTTTCAAACGATATTCTATATTCAAAACtttgtctgggcgaattcaagacggggcgaaaccgtttgcaagtaaaactgggcgaaaataacacggggcgaaaataacccttgATACAGTACTCCCCTAGTTACTTCCCCTGACATATATCACTAAAATGTACGTAACCTACAACTCTAGTTGCATatagaaatattgtttttccagTCGATCGTTCTGGAGACAGTGGAGAGGATAATGAAAATTAAGAAAGAATTTGCAAATGAAGACTGCGAGGCAAGTAAACCATGTGTCAAGTATGTCTCACAAAAAGATATAGAATGAAACAAAGATACATAGAGAgtcaatttgattaaaattctcAATCTGCACCTTACTTTACACCTTTACTGCataggtgcttgaggacaggaccgACCCCCCCTccctttcaccccccccccccccccaattataAAGACACCCGGGACTtcactcttttttaaaattaaattatccttttatgacatatttctaatctatttcttaaaaaaaatgtttgttttaggtaattttgggcaatgaatgtataaattagattataaatatgtcataaaaggataatttaatataaaagaaaaaaataaagtcccgggggtctatatactggggggtgggggtgaaagtgggggaggggtcgatcctgtcctcaagcacctttACCTTACCTAACTTTGTCGCTACTCGTGTAGTGACAGTATATAGTAGAACATTAAGGAGCAGATCGAggatctgatttttttaaaatgaagttttaaaggcccatggtcacgattttggtcaaaaattatttttccgattctaatgcttacaatgctttagtaaggcatttttagtAGGCAACAACAATTTGAGTATCATTTGTTGAGTTTGAAGTGAGTTACAGAGctaacaattctttgctatgtaaacaaatcttttgtttacattttaaatgttggggaaaaattcaagttttagacctaaaatgaatgcgTTAAACGTTAGAAAGTGTTTAAttgtgcttaaaatgaataaaaagatcaaCAAATGAgcttaaaaaacttttttttattggtataatcagcctatgtaaacaaaaacagggctcttgtttacatgacaaagagttGTGAGACTCGTATCTTGCTCATAACTTTACGACCGACTCTCAAATTTcttttgatcattagaaatagattacattcctaaagcattgtaaataataaaaatagtaaaattcaatttgaccaaaatcgtgaccatgcccctttattaattgatttaaacgattcacattttttcttttgaagatATTTCATGATTTATGCCAGTCTGGGCCTCGGAAACATACTTAAATATTCTCAACAACCACGTATCAAAAGTATGTTTTAATGGACTTCATTTCTGAGAACTGTGAAATtataatttcatgaattttgcaTATAAATGTGCAACTTAAGCATACCGGTGTGTCTTtttataattaacaatttttaataattaatgagTCCATGCTTGATTACTAAGGTATATACCGTTATGTTTATTCTCACCAAGGTTGAAGTCAAGCGCAAATCTCCTACAAAGAGGAAACCGTGATTAGGCATGCGCAATAAACGGAATTGCTGTTCCAGTAAATGAACACTTTCTATTCAACAACGTGAATCTTGCCAAGGCGAAGACTCCAtaacaataaatgttttgcCAGCATACATATGATGTATATGAATTATTTCGCAGCACAAAAAATATCTCCACTTTATGTAGAACATTTTGAATCATATATTCAAAGTCGTGACTTGACTTTTACTTACTTAGTAAATACATGTCTGAATAATAAGAAACAGAAAGTTCGAACAACAaatctttttcacattttcagacATAAGATTCATATTCCGAACTTAAAGTACTACATGTTACTAATTCAAATTTGTTCTTATAATATAGAAACCTTATTGGTAAGCATCATTTTAGTAATTAAAATGGTAGAAAatactgtatatttaaataagcaTATCGGAGAGGATAAGATATCTATTCcatttatagttttaaaaaacatacgTGTGTCAAATcaaattgcattaattttattattcaaaaatgtgTTCAAATATTGGTAATTAAAATGTCTAAcgtaatgatatgatattgtctAGCGATTTAAGAATTTTTGAAGCCAGATATAAACGAacataaatcaatatttatgatttaacgTTGACATCATCGGGGTATTTatcaaacaaattatatttatttatgttttgattaaaatgaCAGTCGGGGTTTTAAAATCACGTTACTCACATCCTtccaacaaccccccccccccccccaaaaataaaagaaaaaaaagaaaatccacATAGACAAAATATCCCGAGGGATATTGAAGAGCTGattatatatagaggatatctataattgtgtgattttataattgctttatccaacgagttgaaatggtgtatatattcgcgaggcttgccaaCCAAGACGTACGTAATTAAGTTTTAATGGAAAAAGGGAATTATTAATTCAGCAAAACTATGACATtttagtaaaatgaaaaacagaaaTGAAATATGTAACATACTGTAGCATTTGCGtttgacatttatttcattgatctCAGATAgatttttatatcaagtttttctTGTGGCAGTATATCTACTAAGAGCACATGAAACATCGATTGGCATTTGTAGAGTGACGTAGTTTCAA
This is a stretch of genomic DNA from Crassostrea angulata isolate pt1a10 chromosome 4, ASM2561291v2, whole genome shotgun sequence. It encodes these proteins:
- the LOC128182203 gene encoding uncharacterized protein LOC128182203, whose translation is MFSCAISGTAFCGVLLSRDQHHWYQFRLDMSHPCSGSTVEVSPFSVIDQKLHATMSHLTQNIWEIQDRLVLAKREYERTIFQNNEDLIAQYETADDLTESYNIGENCEVKESLSHLIGLLTEISLQMKPLQTGYATHRFLSVSWTDTVIRNALCELNMLSIYVQGNTTRTHCSFIVKFRHLGIGERRTFALWMLGRINSALNLVPGLVSEYSRVRNQMVMNAT